From Paracoccus aestuarii, one genomic window encodes:
- the mobV gene encoding MobV family relaxase yields the protein MHIFFKWGRDVSDVVTEFSDDKRVRQGSRPPKSFAILRVGKIKTKGHLGAALGHNFRERDTPNADLDRKGDNLVLKGPGTGKGVMEAWDDRAPEKVRKNAVHALEYFVGGSPEKIHAMSREDQDAYFRRALDWLEKRHGAENVLSAVIHRDETTPHMQALVIPLDERGKLNARELVGGKAKLSQMQTEFAREIGQPFGFERGQERSRATHQTIKEYYGRANTPVEVDFSLPERRRGAVMGLGREREGEWRERASEAVSERLKHQAVHLGETARTLHRELDATEAALGQTQDELARERTLADAASKLTLAALMPAKETLAEETENLRKMAAFYNHYAPQFSEMQTNAITLAFDHAGIAVLELSDGDYALPERDLETLGEDRVGDADRQGMDRMLAGLHQAERSRQNAADARQDMADRKTRAQERGQDSGSDWG from the coding sequence GTGCACATTTTTTTTAAATGGGGGCGCGACGTGTCGGATGTGGTGACAGAGTTCAGCGACGACAAGCGGGTGCGGCAGGGGTCGCGGCCTCCCAAGAGCTTCGCCATCCTTCGCGTCGGCAAGATCAAGACCAAGGGGCATCTGGGCGCAGCCCTTGGCCACAACTTCCGTGAACGCGACACCCCGAATGCGGATCTGGACCGCAAAGGCGACAACCTGGTCCTGAAGGGCCCCGGCACCGGCAAGGGGGTCATGGAGGCTTGGGACGACCGTGCCCCCGAGAAAGTCCGCAAGAACGCTGTCCACGCCCTGGAATACTTCGTCGGCGGATCGCCCGAGAAGATCCATGCCATGAGCCGCGAGGACCAGGACGCCTATTTCCGGCGCGCGCTGGACTGGCTCGAGAAGCGCCACGGAGCCGAGAACGTCCTTTCGGCCGTGATCCATCGCGACGAGACCACCCCGCACATGCAGGCGCTGGTGATCCCCCTCGATGAGCGTGGGAAGCTCAACGCCCGCGAGCTGGTCGGCGGCAAGGCCAAGCTCAGCCAGATGCAGACCGAGTTCGCCCGTGAGATCGGCCAGCCCTTCGGGTTTGAGCGGGGGCAGGAACGCAGCCGCGCCACCCATCAGACCATCAAAGAATACTACGGGCGGGCCAACACCCCCGTAGAGGTCGATTTCAGCCTCCCAGAGCGCCGTAGAGGCGCTGTGATGGGTCTGGGCCGGGAGAGGGAGGGGGAATGGCGGGAAAGGGCCTCAGAGGCCGTCTCAGAGCGTCTGAAGCACCAGGCGGTGCATCTGGGTGAGACGGCCCGAACCCTGCACCGCGAGCTGGACGCGACCGAGGCAGCTCTGGGGCAGACCCAGGACGAGCTGGCGCGGGAACGGACCCTTGCCGACGCAGCCAGCAAGCTGACGCTGGCGGCACTGATGCCGGCCAAGGAGACCTTGGCCGAAGAAACGGAAAACCTGCGCAAGATGGCAGCCTTCTACAACCACTACGCCCCGCAGTTCTCGGAGATGCAGACCAACGCCATCACGCTCGCCTTTGACCACGCCGGTATTGCGGTTCTTGAGCTGTCCGATGGCGATTACGCCCTTCCCGAGCGGGATCTGGAGACCTTGGGCGAAGACCGCGTGGGGGATGCCGATCGCCAGGGCATGGACAGGATGCTGGCCGGGCTGCACCAGGCGGAACGCTCTCGCCAGAACGCGGCCGATGCCAGGCAG